Below is a genomic region from Burkholderiales bacterium.
CGACGTGGTGCGCGCCATGCCGGGAGGAGATTCCGCTGTTCGTGAAGCTCCAGCGCCAGTACGCCGACCGCGGCCTGCAGTTCATCGGCATCGCCATCGATACGCCTGCGAAAGTGAAGCCTTTCGCCGCCGAATTCGCCATGAACTTCCCCGTTCTCATCGGCGGCGTCGATGTCATCGACCTCTCGCGCAAGCTCGGCAACCGGGCCGGCGTCCTGCCGTTCACCGTCGTGCTCGGGCGCGACGGGCGCATCAAGGCGTCCTCGGTGGGCGCCGCCAAAGCGGAGGAGTTCGAACCGCTGCTGACTTCGCTCTTGTAAGTCAATCCCTGCGAATTCCGGCAAATCGCTGGACAATTGCGGTCTATTTCTCCAAACTTCGCCCCCTGAAGCGACCCGGAGGGCCGATGGCGAAGAACATACTCGTGGTGAACGGCCCCAACCTGAACCTGCTGGGGACCCGGGAGCCCGACAAGTACGGCAGCACCACCCTTCCCGAGATCGAGCGCGAGCTGACCGACGCGGCGAAGGCCGCCGGGGCCAGGCTGGCGTTCTTCCAGAGCAACACCGAAGGCGAGATCGTCGACCGCATCCAGCGCGCCGCCGCGGAGGCCGTCGACTTCATCCTGATCAACCCGGCGGCGTACACCCATACCAGCGTCGCCATCCGCGACGCGCTGGCCGCCGTCCGGATTCCCTTCGTCGAGATACACCTGTCCAACGTGCACGCCCGCGAACCGTTCCGCCGGCACTCGTACTTCAGCGACCTGGCGGTCGGCGTGATCAGCGGGCTCGGCGCCCGCGGCTACGGCCTCGCGCTCGCGTACGCGCTGGATTACGCCCGCAAGGAGTGACATGGATTTACGCAAGCTCAAAACCCTGATCGACCTCGTGCAGCAGTCGGGCATCGCCGAGCTCGAGATCACCGAAGGCGAGGAGAAGGTGCGCATCAGCCGCGGCGTTCCCGGCGCAGCGCAGGCTGTCCCGCAGCCGGCCGCGGTCTACATGGCGCCGCCGCCCGCCGCGCCGCCCGCCGCCGGCGGCGAGCCTTCCGCGGCTGCGGCCCCGGCCGAGGCCCCGCGCGAGCCCGAAGGCCACGTCATCAAGTCGCCGATGGTCGGCACCTTCTACCGCCAGTCCGCGCCCGGCGCGAAGCCTTTCGTGGAGGTCGGCCAGGCGGTGAAGACCGGCGAGACCGTCTGCATCGTCGAAGCCATGAAGCTCCTGAACGAGATCGAAGCCGACCGCGACGGCGTCATCAAGGAGATCCTTGTCGAGAACGGCCAGCCGGTGGAGTACGGCCAGCCGCTCTTCGTCCTCGCCTGATCCGTCCATGTTCGAAAAGATCCTCATCGCCAACCGCGGCGAGATCGCGCTGCGCATCCAGCGCGCATGCCGCGAGCTCGGCATCAAGACCGTCGTCGTGCACTCCGAGGCCGACGCCGAAGCCAAGTACGTGAAGCTCGCCGACGAGTCGGTGTGCATCGGGCCGCCGGCCTCCTCCGCGAGCTATCTCAACGTTCCCGCGATCATCAGCGCGGCGGAGGTCACCGACGCCGAGGCGATCCATCCCGGCTACGGCTTCCTCTCCGAGAACGCCGACTTCGCCGAGCGCGTCGAGCAGAGCGGCTTCGTCTTCATCGGACCGCGCCCCGAGACGATCCGCATGATGGGCGACAAGGTCAGCGCCAAGAACGCCATGAAGAAAGCGGGCGTTCCGGTCGTCCCCGGCATCGACAACACGCTGCCCGAAGATCCCAAGGAAGTGATCCGGATCGCGCGCGAGATCGGCTACCCGGTGATCGTGAAAGCGGCGGGCGGCGGCGGCGGCCGCGGCATGCGCGTCGTGCACACCGAGGCGGCGCTGCTCAACGCGGTCGCGACGACGCGCGCCGAAGCGGGCGCGGCGTTCAACAATCCGAACGTCTATATCGAGAAATACCTCGAGAAGCCGCGCCACATCGAAGTGCAGGTGCTCGCCGACAAGCACAAGAACGCGCTCTATCTCGGCGACCGTGACTGCTCGATGCAGCGCCGCCACCAGAAGGTGATCGAGGAGGCGCCCGCGCCCCACGTCACGCCTCGCGCGCGCGTGAGGATCGGCGAGCGCTGCGCCGAAGCGTGCCGCAAGATCGGCTACGTCGGCGCGGGCACGTTCGAGTTCCTGTACGAGAACGGCGAGTTCTACTTCATCGAGATGAACACGCGCGTGCAGGTCGAGCACCCGGTGACCGAGATGATCACCGGCATCGACATCGTGCAGCAGCAGATCCGCATCGCGTGCGGCGAGAAGCTCCCGATCAAGCAGCGCGACGTGCTGTGCAAGGGCCACGCGATCGAGTGCCGCATCAACGCCGAAGACCCTTACAAGTTCATCCCGTCGCCCGGGCGGATCACGTCGCTGCACATGCCCGGCGGCCCCGGCGTCCGAGTCGACTCGCACGCCTACAACGGCTACTTCGTGCCGCCCAACTACGACTCGCTGATCGGCAAGATCATCGCCTACGGCGACACCCGCGAGCAGGCCCTCGCGCGCCTCAACATCGCGCTCTCCGAGACGGTCATCGAAGGCATCAAGACCAACATACCGCTGCACCTCGACCTCATACACGACGGGGCGTTCGTGCGCGGCGGCACGTCGATCCACTATCTCGAAGAGAAGCTGGCGAAGCTGGCTTCCAAAAAGTGAAAAGTGAAAAGTGAAACGTGAAACGTGAAACGTCGAACGGCAGCGCGGCTACCTAGCGTTTCACGTTTCACATTTCACTTTTCACCTCTCAAATGCCCTGGCTATCCGCGACCTTCGTCGTCGACTCAAACGCCGCCGAGCTTCTGTCCGACGCCCTGCTGGGCGTCGGTGCCCTGAGCGTCGACCTCGGTGACGCCGATGCGGGCACCGCATTCGAGCGGCCGATCTTCGACGAGCCCGACGGCGCGCCGGCGGGGCAGTGGCTGCACGCGCGGATGTCGGCGCTGTTCGACGTCGATGCCGACGTGCCGGCGCTGATGGCGCGAGCGTTCGAAGAAGCGCAGGTGCCGGCGACGACGGCGTACGAAGTCGCGCGCGTCGAGGACGAGGACTGGGTGAGGAAGACCCAGTCGCAGTTCACGCCGCAGCACGTGACCGACCGGCTGTGGATCGTGCCGACGTGGCACGAGCCGCCCGACCCGGCCGCGATCAACATCGTCCTCGATCCCGGCCTCGCGTTCGGCACCGGCACCCATCCCACCACGCGGCTCTGCCTGCGCTGGCTCGACGCGAAGATCGCCGGCGGGGAATCGGTGGTCGACTTCGGCTGCGGCTCGGGCATCCTGGCGATTGCCGCATTGAAGCTCGGGGCGGGCAGCGCCTCCGGCGTCGACATCGATCCGCAGGCGGTCACCGCCGCCGACCGCAACGCGCGGCAAAACCAGGTCGGCGCGACTTTCGTCACCGCCGCCGGGCAGCTGCAGGCCGGCCGCATCGTGGTCGCGAACATCCTCGCCAAGCCGTTGATCGTGCTGGCCCCTCTGATCGCCGATCTCACGCTGCCCGGCGGAGCGCTCGCGCTGTCGGGCATCCTCGCCGAGCAGGCGGACGAAGTGCGGGAGGCCTACCGCGCGTGGTACGATTTCGAGCCTGCCCAAGAGGAAGCCGGCTGGGTGCTGCTCACCGCGACCCGCCGCTGACCGTCCCGTCGATGCCCGAACGATCGAACCCGCACGCGCGGCGCAAGCCATGAGCCTCGTCACGCGCTGCCCGCGCTGCAGGACGCTGTTCCGCGTCACGCCCAACCAGCTCCAGGCCCGTTCCGGCCGGGTGCGGTGCGGGCGCTGCACGACGGCGTTCGACGCGTACGACGCGCTGGCGGCGGAGACGACCAATATCCTGCCGCCGCCGCGGGCGGAGGAGGCGGTCGCGGCCGAGGTCGACGCGACGGCGTTGAAAATGGATTCCCGCCTTCGCGGGAATGACGACGCCCGCCTTCGCGGGAATGACCGCGTACCGCAGATCGCAACCGCGGCGGCCGTGGCGCCCACCGCGCCGATCGTCGAACCCGAGCCGCCGAAGACCGCCGCGGCCGAGACCGCCTACGCGCCGCAACCCGTGCCCGCACCGGTGGCCGCTGCGGCCGCCCCGCAGCCGATAGCCGCGCCGGCGCCCGAGGAAGACGAAGCCGAGGAACGTTCGCGTTTCGGCGAGATCTTCACCCACCCCACGCCGCAGCAGCGCTGGCGCGCGGGCGCGGCGGTGCTGGCGGTGCTCCTCGTGCTGCAGCTCGCCTATGCCTATCGCAGCGAGATCGTCGCGCGCTCGCCGATGCTGCGCTCGGCGACGGCCGGCGTCTGCGAGCACCTCGGCTGCAGCGTGCCGCTGCCGCAGCGTCCGGAGCTCGTCAGGATCGAAGCGTCCGACGTGCACATGGTCGACGCCGCGCGGCCGCAGCTCATCCAGCTCACCGCGACCCTGCGCAGCTACGCGGGTTACGATCTCGCGTACCCCGCGCTCGATCTCGTGCTGACGAACGCGAACGAGCACGCGCTCGCGCGCCGCATCTTCACGCCCGACGAATACCTCGACGCCACGCGCGACCCCGACGCGGGCATACCCGCCAACGCCGAGATCACCGTCGCGCTCGATCTCGACACCGGCAATCTCAACGCCGCCGGTTTCCGTCTCGACCTGCTCGCGGCGCCGCCGCGCTGAACCCATGACCACACCGACAGAGCTCAAGTACACCGACCAGCATGCATGGCTGCGCACCGAAGCCGACGGCACGTATACCGTCGGCATCACCGATCACGCGCAGGAAGCGCTCGGGGACGTGGTGTTCGTGCAGAATCCCGCGGTCGGCCGCAAGGTGACCAAAGGCGAGGAGGTCGGCGTCATCGAGTCGGTCAAGGCCGCCGCCGATATCTACGCCCCGCTCTCGGGCGAGATCGTCGCGGTCAACGAGGCGCTCGACGATGCGCCCGAGAAGCTCAACGAGGATTCGTATGCGGCATGGATGTTCCGCATCCGCGCCGATGACGCATCGGAGCTCGCGACCCTCATCGACGCGGCGGCGTACCAGAAAATCGCCGACGCCGATCAGCCGTAAACTAGATCCCACTTCCCAAAGGAGAATGCGATGGCCAGCGTCACCCTCGGCGGCAATCCCGTCACCGTGAACGGCAACTTCCCGAAACCCGGAGACACCGTGCCCGACTTCACCCTGACCGGCGGCGATCTCAAGGACGTGAGCCTCAAGGACTACGCCGGCAAGCGCAAGGTGCTGAACATCGTGCCCAGCCTCGACACGCCGGTCTGCCAGACTTCGACGCGGCAGTTCAACCAGCGCGCTTCCGGTCTCGCCGACACCGTCGTGCTCGTCATCTCCGCGGACCTGCCGTTCGCGTCGAAGCGCTTCTGCACGACCGAAGGCCTGAACAACGTCGTGCCGCTCTCGACGTTCCGCAACCGCGACGTGCACGGCAAGCTCGGCGTCGACGTCGCCGACGGCCCGCTCAAAGGCGTGACCGCGCGCGGGGTGATCGTGCTCGACGAGAACAACAAGGTGCTGCACTCGGAGCTGGTGCCCGAGATCAAGGAAGAGCCCAAGTACGACGCGGCGCTGGCGGCGTTATCGAAGTGAAACGTGAAACGTGAAACGTGAAAAGTGAAAAGTGAAATGTGAAACGTCAACCCGTGTTCAAGCCGATTCGCTCAAGCTCCGACATGCCGCCACGTTTCACCTTTCGCGTTTCACGTTTCACGGCCTTCGAATGAAAAGCGCTCACAAGGGCAAGCGCGGCATCACGCGCATCTGGAACGCGCTGTTCTATTCACTCGACGGGCTGTCGGCCGCATTCAGGCACGAGGACGCCTTCCGCCAGGAAGTGCTGATGGCGCTCGTGCTCATCCCGATCGCCGTCCACATGCCGGTGGAGGGTTCGGGCAAGGCGCTGATGGTCGCGAGCGTGCTGCTCGTGCTCATCGTCGAGCTCCTCAACTCGGCGATCGAGGCGGTGACCGATCGCGTGTCGCTCGAAGACCACATCCTCGCCAAGCGCGCGAAGGACATGGGCAGCGCGGCGGTGATGCTCGCGCTCATCAACGTTCCCACGGTCTGGTTGATCGTGCTGCTGTCGTAGCGTGCGGCACCGCCTCTTCTACGTGGTCGGCGCGTCCGGCGTCGGCAAGGACAGCCTGATCGCGTACGCGCGCGAGCGCCTCGCGACGTCGCGCGCGATCGTCTTCGCGCACCGCTACATCACGCGGCCCGCGGAGTGCGGCCGCGAGAACCACATCGAGCTCTCGTGCGCCGAGTTCGCGCAGCGCGAGCGCCTCGGCCTGTTCGCGATGTCGTGGGAGAGTCACGGCTATCGCTACGGCATCGGCGTCGAGATCGACGCGTGGCTCGCGCAGGGCCTGAGCGTGGTGGTGAACGGCTCGCGGGATTACGTGCCCCAGGTGCGACGGCGCTATCCCGACATCGGCGTGGTGTGGGTGAGCGCCCCGCCCGAGGTCGTGGAGTCGCGGTTGCAGAGCCGCGGTCGCGAGTCGAGTCGCGAGATCGAGGCGCGCCTCGAGCGCAATTCCCGTCTCGGCGTCGAAGCGCCCGACGACGTGCTGCGCATCGACAACGACGGCACGCTGGAAACCGCGGGCGAACGGCTGATCGCGCTGCTGAGCAGTTGATCGTCGTTCCCGCGAAGGCGGGAACCGATTTTGACGTTGGATTCCACTTGAAATGGATTCCCGACAGCCCGCGCCAGCGCCGTTCGGGAATGACGATGGTTATAATCCGGGCGTCTTTCTTCCCGGCCTTCCCATGTCCACTCTCATCTGCGGCTCGATCGCGTACGACACCATCATGGTGTTCAGCGACCGCTTCAAGAATCACATCCTTCCCGACCAGCTCCACATCCTCAACGTCGCGTTTCTGGTGCCGGACATGCGGCGCGAGTTCGGCGGCTGCGCGGGCAACATCGCCTACTCGCTGAAGATGCTCGGCGGCGAGCCGCTGATCATGGCGACGGTCGGCGACGATTACGGGCCGTACGAAGAGCGTCTCGACGCGCTCGCCATACCGCAGACGTACATCCGCAAGGTCGAAGGCACGTACACCGCGCAGGCGTTCATCACGACCGATCTCGACGACAACCAGATCACCGCGTTCCATCCGGGCGCGATGAACGAGTCGCACCGGAACCACGTGGGCGACGCCCAGAGCGCGACGCTCGGCATCATCGCGCCCGACGGCCGGGAGGGGATGCTGCAGCACGCGCGCGAGTACGACGAGGCGGGCGTGCCTTTCGTCTTCGATCCCGGCCAGGGCCTGCCGATGTTCGACGGCGCGGAGCTGCTCGAATTCATCCGCATGGCCGAGTACGTGACGGTCAACGATTACGAAGCGCAGTTGATCCAGGAGCGCACCGGCAAGACGGTCGAGCAGCTCTCCAAGCTCGTGAAGGCTTTCATCGTGACGCTGGGCGCGAAAGGCTCGCTGATCTACAGCGGCGCCGAGCGGATTGAGATCCCGAGTGTGAAGCCGGAGGCCGTGGTCGATCCGACCGGCTGCGGCGACGCTTTCAGGGCCGGGCTCCTCTACGGCCTCGCCGCGGATTACGATTGGCAGACGACCGGCCGCCTCGCGTCGCTGCTGGGCTCGATCAAGATCGCGCAGCGCGGCGGACAGAATCACCGCTTCACGCCCGACGAGATCGCGCAGCGCTTCCGCGACGCGTTCGGCCGCGCGCTTGCCTGAACGAAAGGACCGGCCATGAGCAAATCCGCAATCATCCTCGCCGCCGCGGTGCTGGCGACCGCGCTGAGCGGCTGCGCGCCCGGGCTCGGCGGCAGCTCGTACAGCCGCGAGCAGGCGCGCCGCGAGCAGACCGTGCGCATGGGTTACGTCGAGAGCGTGCGCGAAGTGAAGATCGAAGGCACGCGCAGCGGCGTCGGCGCCGCGACCGGCGCGGTAGCCGGCGGCATCGGCGGCAGCACGATCGGGCACGGCCGCGGCTCCGCGGTCGCGGCGGTCGCCGGCGCGGTCGTCGGCGGCATCGCGGGCCAGGCGGCGGAGCAGGGACTCACCGCCAGGCGCGGCGTCGAGGTCACCGTCAAGCTCGATAACGGCACGATGCTCGCGATCACGCAGGAAGCCGACGAGACCTTCCGCCCCGGCGACCGCGTGAGAATCCTCTCCGACGGCGCGACATCGCGTGTCACTCGCTAAGCACGACTTCGCGACGACGCGGCAAGCGATGAAGTCGACCATGCCCGGGTCGCGTCGTCGCGTCGTTTCCGGCGCGCAGCGCATGTCGTCCTGACGACATGCGCTGGCTGCGCATCGCGCGGCTCGCGCTGCACCTCGCGCGCGGCCTTTTCACCGCCGCGTTCCTTTTTCCGTTCCAGTCGCAGGCGACGCGCGATCGCGAGATCGGCGAGTGGGCCGCCGGCGTGCTCGACATCCTCGCGCTGCGCCTGACGGTGCACGGCGAGCTCGTGAAGGCGCGCCCGCTGATGCTCGTCGCGAACCACGTCTCGTGGCTCGACATCTTCGCGATGCAGTCGGTGGCGCCGGTGCGCTTCGTCGCGAAATCGGAGGTGAGGCGCTGGCCGCTGGTCGGCTGGCTCTCCGCGCGCGCGGGCACGCTGTTCATCGAGCAATCGCGCCGTCACGATACGCTGCGCATCAACAAGCTCGTCGGCGAATCGCTTCGGAGCGGAGAGGTGTTCGCGGTGTTTCCCGAAGGCACGACGACCGACGGCTCGCGCCTGCTGAAATTCCACGCCTCGCTGCTCGCGCCCGCCTTGCAGGTCGGCGCGACCTTACAGCCCGCGGCGATACGTTTCACGCGGGAAGACGGGACGCTGTGCACCGAAGCCGCGTTCGACGGTGTGCGCTCGGTGTGGGACGTGGTGCTCGGCGTCACGCGGCACCGGACGGTGAACGTGTCTCTCACGTTCATGCCGCCGCTCGCGACCGACGGCTACCATCGCCGCGAGCTGGCGACCTACGCGCGCGAAGCTATCCGTCTGACGCTCGGCCTGGGACCCTCTGAATAAGTCCCGCGCGGGACGCGTTACGACCAAAACGCGATGGATGCTAGGAGCGACGCGAAGCCAATATGTCGATATTGGCGAGCGGCGCGACGACGCAGACGCGCGTTTTGGTCGTAACCCGAAGGGAGGGCGGCTTTGCGGGCGCATTTCGTCGTCGGGATCGCTTGCAATATCGACATATTGCCGCGCGCTCTCCTCCTAGAACTGCCTCCCGCAAAGACGCCCTCGCGCCCGCGCGGGACTTATTCAGAGGGTCCGTAAGCCGAGCAGTCGGTCTGAAACAGACGCCGATCTTCGAGCCGAAGCGCGCTGAGCTGGCGTCCCCATACGCAGCCGGTGTCGATGCTGAGGAGATCGGGCTCGAGCATGAGCCCGAGCGCGGCCCAGTGGCCGCACACGATCGGCGTTCCCGCGCTCCGGCGTCCGTGCACCTCGAACCACGGCATGTAGCCCTCGGGCGCGCCGTCGAGACCGGTCTTGTGGCTGAACTCCATGCGGCCGCTCGCGTCGACGAGGCGGATGCGCGTCATCGCGTTGATGATCGTGCGCAGGCGGTCGTAACCGGTCAGGGCGTCGTCCCACGCGTCGGGCGTGTTGCCGTACATGTGACGGAAGAGCCCGCCGTCGTTCGCCGCGAGCGCGCTCTCGACTTCGCGGGCGAGTGAGTGCGCTTCTGGAATCGTCCACTGCGGCAGCAGCCCCGCATGCACCATCGCGTAGCCGTTCTCGACGTGCATGAGCTTGCGCGTGCGCAGGAACTCGAGGAGCTCGTCACGATCGGGCGCGTTGAGGATGTCGTCGACGGTGTCGCCGCGGTGCGGCTTGGCGAACCCCGCCGCGACCACGAGCAGCGCGAGGTCGTGATTGCCGAGCACGCAGACCGCGCGGTCCCCGAGGCTCTTCACGAAGCGCAGCGTCTCGGCCGACTTCGGACCGCGGTTGACGAGGTCGCCCACGAGCCACAGTGCGTCCGCCGCCGGGTCGAACGCGACCGCGTCGAGCAGCGTGCGCAGCTCGTCGTAGCAGCCCTGCACGTCGCCGATGGCGTAAGTGGACATTTTGAGGGGTGAAATGCGAAACGTGAAACGAAAAGGGCGCAGCCCGCGCTACGCCCTGGTGTTCAACCCGCTATGACGTTTCACATTTCACGTTTCACTTGCCCTGCGACGCCAGGTAATCCACCG
It encodes:
- a CDS encoding TlpA disulfide reductase family protein; protein product: MIARREWLITAAVAVAAGAGGFAVNAWRTTPVPAGDADNDALLKLQLPDLDQRPQTIGDFRGKVVVVNFWATWCAPCREEIPLFVKLQRQYADRGLQFIGIAIDTPAKVKPFAAEFAMNFPVLIGGVDVIDLSRKLGNRAGVLPFTVVLGRDGRIKASSVGAAKAEEFEPLLTSLL
- the aroQ gene encoding type II 3-dehydroquinate dehydratase; translated protein: MAKNILVVNGPNLNLLGTREPDKYGSTTLPEIERELTDAAKAAGARLAFFQSNTEGEIVDRIQRAAAEAVDFILINPAAYTHTSVAIRDALAAVRIPFVEIHLSNVHAREPFRRHSYFSDLAVGVISGLGARGYGLALAYALDYARKE
- the accB gene encoding acetyl-CoA carboxylase biotin carboxyl carrier protein — protein: MDLRKLKTLIDLVQQSGIAELEITEGEEKVRISRGVPGAAQAVPQPAAVYMAPPPAAPPAAGGEPSAAAAPAEAPREPEGHVIKSPMVGTFYRQSAPGAKPFVEVGQAVKTGETVCIVEAMKLLNEIEADRDGVIKEILVENGQPVEYGQPLFVLA
- the accC gene encoding acetyl-CoA carboxylase biotin carboxylase subunit: MFEKILIANRGEIALRIQRACRELGIKTVVVHSEADAEAKYVKLADESVCIGPPASSASYLNVPAIISAAEVTDAEAIHPGYGFLSENADFAERVEQSGFVFIGPRPETIRMMGDKVSAKNAMKKAGVPVVPGIDNTLPEDPKEVIRIAREIGYPVIVKAAGGGGGRGMRVVHTEAALLNAVATTRAEAGAAFNNPNVYIEKYLEKPRHIEVQVLADKHKNALYLGDRDCSMQRRHQKVIEEAPAPHVTPRARVRIGERCAEACRKIGYVGAGTFEFLYENGEFYFIEMNTRVQVEHPVTEMITGIDIVQQQIRIACGEKLPIKQRDVLCKGHAIECRINAEDPYKFIPSPGRITSLHMPGGPGVRVDSHAYNGYFVPPNYDSLIGKIIAYGDTREQALARLNIALSETVIEGIKTNIPLHLDLIHDGAFVRGGTSIHYLEEKLAKLASKK
- the prmA gene encoding 50S ribosomal protein L11 methyltransferase — translated: MPWLSATFVVDSNAAELLSDALLGVGALSVDLGDADAGTAFERPIFDEPDGAPAGQWLHARMSALFDVDADVPALMARAFEEAQVPATTAYEVARVEDEDWVRKTQSQFTPQHVTDRLWIVPTWHEPPDPAAINIVLDPGLAFGTGTHPTTRLCLRWLDAKIAGGESVVDFGCGSGILAIAALKLGAGSASGVDIDPQAVTAADRNARQNQVGATFVTAAGQLQAGRIVVANILAKPLIVLAPLIADLTLPGGALALSGILAEQADEVREAYRAWYDFEPAQEEAGWVLLTATRR
- a CDS encoding zinc-ribbon and DUF3426 domain-containing protein yields the protein MSLVTRCPRCRTLFRVTPNQLQARSGRVRCGRCTTAFDAYDALAAETTNILPPPRAEEAVAAEVDATALKMDSRLRGNDDARLRGNDRVPQIATAAAVAPTAPIVEPEPPKTAAAETAYAPQPVPAPVAAAAAPQPIAAPAPEEDEAEERSRFGEIFTHPTPQQRWRAGAAVLAVLLVLQLAYAYRSEIVARSPMLRSATAGVCEHLGCSVPLPQRPELVRIEASDVHMVDAARPQLIQLTATLRSYAGYDLAYPALDLVLTNANEHALARRIFTPDEYLDATRDPDAGIPANAEITVALDLDTGNLNAAGFRLDLLAAPPR
- the gcvH gene encoding glycine cleavage system protein GcvH — its product is MTTPTELKYTDQHAWLRTEADGTYTVGITDHAQEALGDVVFVQNPAVGRKVTKGEEVGVIESVKAAADIYAPLSGEIVAVNEALDDAPEKLNEDSYAAWMFRIRADDASELATLIDAAAYQKIADADQP
- the tpx gene encoding thiol peroxidase, whose protein sequence is MASVTLGGNPVTVNGNFPKPGDTVPDFTLTGGDLKDVSLKDYAGKRKVLNIVPSLDTPVCQTSTRQFNQRASGLADTVVLVISADLPFASKRFCTTEGLNNVVPLSTFRNRDVHGKLGVDVADGPLKGVTARGVIVLDENNKVLHSELVPEIKEEPKYDAALAALSK
- a CDS encoding diacylglycerol kinase; this encodes MKSAHKGKRGITRIWNALFYSLDGLSAAFRHEDAFRQEVLMALVLIPIAVHMPVEGSGKALMVASVLLVLIVELLNSAIEAVTDRVSLEDHILAKRAKDMGSAAVMLALINVPTVWLIVLLS
- the phnN gene encoding phosphonate metabolism protein/1,5-bisphosphokinase (PRPP-forming) PhnN — translated: MRHRLFYVVGASGVGKDSLIAYARERLATSRAIVFAHRYITRPAECGRENHIELSCAEFAQRERLGLFAMSWESHGYRYGIGVEIDAWLAQGLSVVVNGSRDYVPQVRRRYPDIGVVWVSAPPEVVESRLQSRGRESSREIEARLERNSRLGVEAPDDVLRIDNDGTLETAGERLIALLSS
- a CDS encoding carbohydrate kinase family protein, with the protein product MSTLICGSIAYDTIMVFSDRFKNHILPDQLHILNVAFLVPDMRREFGGCAGNIAYSLKMLGGEPLIMATVGDDYGPYEERLDALAIPQTYIRKVEGTYTAQAFITTDLDDNQITAFHPGAMNESHRNHVGDAQSATLGIIAPDGREGMLQHAREYDEAGVPFVFDPGQGLPMFDGAELLEFIRMAEYVTVNDYEAQLIQERTGKTVEQLSKLVKAFIVTLGAKGSLIYSGAERIEIPSVKPEAVVDPTGCGDAFRAGLLYGLAADYDWQTTGRLASLLGSIKIAQRGGQNHRFTPDEIAQRFRDAFGRALA
- a CDS encoding lysophospholipid acyltransferase family protein, which translates into the protein MRWLRIARLALHLARGLFTAAFLFPFQSQATRDREIGEWAAGVLDILALRLTVHGELVKARPLMLVANHVSWLDIFAMQSVAPVRFVAKSEVRRWPLVGWLSARAGTLFIEQSRRHDTLRINKLVGESLRSGEVFAVFPEGTTTDGSRLLKFHASLLAPALQVGATLQPAAIRFTREDGTLCTEAAFDGVRSVWDVVLGVTRHRTVNVSLTFMPPLATDGYHRRELATYAREAIRLTLGLGPSE
- a CDS encoding symmetrical bis(5'-nucleosyl)-tetraphosphatase, with the protein product MSTYAIGDVQGCYDELRTLLDAVAFDPAADALWLVGDLVNRGPKSAETLRFVKSLGDRAVCVLGNHDLALLVVAAGFAKPHRGDTVDDILNAPDRDELLEFLRTRKLMHVENGYAMVHAGLLPQWTIPEAHSLAREVESALAANDGGLFRHMYGNTPDAWDDALTGYDRLRTIINAMTRIRLVDASGRMEFSHKTGLDGAPEGYMPWFEVHGRRSAGTPIVCGHWAALGLMLEPDLLSIDTGCVWGRQLSALRLEDRRLFQTDCSAYGPSE